The Halobellus litoreus nucleotide sequence GGGACCACCGCGAGACGCACGTCCGCCCGGTATTGGGATAGCACCGCCGCCACCGCGAGTAAGTCCGGTTCCCTGCCTGCACTGGCTTCATAGAGCGCCCGAATCGCGGCTTCGAATTCGCCTGGCGGGCGTAGCGTCGTCCGAACGACAAGCGTGTCGGTGCCGCTGTTCCGGATACTATGGGCCTCGCCGATCTCGATAGTCAGCGACTCGCCAGGAAGCAGCGTGTAGGTTTCGCCGCGTACCGTTAAGTCGGCCCGACTTGCTATGACCTCCGAGTGAGCCTCCGCTCGCGGGTGAAGACGGGCGGGCCCACTGTCTATTCCCGGTGGAAGAAGACCTTCCATCAGCAAGTACGCGCCCTGTTCGTCAACCCGGTGTTCAAGGAACGTGATAGACGCGCCCGTCGACACGTCCTCAATGGTATTCGGATACCCAGGTAGATCGTCGCTCCTAGATCCATCTGGTGCCATCGACTGTTGCGTATCTGCCCGAGATTCCATCCGGTCTAGTAGCACTCCGGCAAGCCTAACCATTCCGCACATTCTGTCCCATACGTACTCATCTCAGTCCGTTTGATTTGGACGAGTCGCTCATTAGCGTCGTAACAAGTACCCGGAACCGACGATGGTAGCAACAAATCTCTACCCGACGGTTATGCATATCTAATGCAACTACCAGCTGACACAAACGGTTATATCGTCTCACATCCTCCATCTCTAGCGATCCTTAGTAGACACACACAGTTGATTGGACTGCGATTCTCGTCATATCGCCACCCCAGTATCTGGTGTCGCTCAGGTAGGATTCCAAGAGGTACACCTAATGGCAACTACAACCGCAGAGCCCGTCGGTGTCGAGCAGACGCCGAACAAACGACCGATCTCAACCAAGACGATAGCCCGAATAACCGGGCTTCTCTATCTACTGATCTTCGTCACTGCTGGCTTCAGCGAGGGGTTCGTTCGCGCCTCGCTCATCGTCCCGGGCGATGCGACAGCGACTGCCGCAAACATCGTCGCTGCTGAGCAACTGTTTCGGCTCGGTATCGTCAGCGACTTGATCGCCTTTTCAGCTGACGCTGTCGTGGCTGTCCTGCTCTACATCCTCCTCAAGCCGGTGAGCCGAACGCTCGCACTGCTGGCCGCATCCTTACGCCTGATTGCCCACCCGGCGATAGCGAGCATCAATATGCTCAACCAGTACATGGCACTCCAGCTGCTGCGCGGGGAGGAGTACTTGACCGTCTTCAGTCCCGAACAAATTGACGCGCTCGTCTTGCTCTTCCTCACCGCACACGCATACGGCTACCTGATCGGTGGGATATTCTTCGGACTGCACCTCATCGTCTTGGGATACCTGCTCTATAGATCCAGCCTGTTTCCAGCGATTCTCGGTGCGTTGGTAGCACTCGCGGCAGTCGGGTACCTGACGGAGAGCTTCACATTCTTCCTCGTCCCCGCCTACGAACCGGTCGCCGCCACGATTGTCATCGTGACTGCCGTCGTCGGTGAAATCGCGCTCGCCCTGTACCTCGTGGTCAAGGGCGTCAGGACGGAGCGGCCAGCTACCCAGGAGGCTGTCCAATGACGACCGC carries:
- a CDS encoding cupin domain-containing protein → MESRADTQQSMAPDGSRSDDLPGYPNTIEDVSTGASITFLEHRVDEQGAYLLMEGLLPPGIDSGPARLHPRAEAHSEVIASRADLTVRGETYTLLPGESLTIEIGEAHSIRNSGTDTLVVRTTLRPPGEFEAAIRALYEASAGREPDLLAVAAVLSQYRADVRLAVVPWWLQRPLLSVLARISTVLGRNPIR
- a CDS encoding DUF4386 domain-containing protein, with the translated sequence MATTTAEPVGVEQTPNKRPISTKTIARITGLLYLLIFVTAGFSEGFVRASLIVPGDATATAANIVAAEQLFRLGIVSDLIAFSADAVVAVLLYILLKPVSRTLALLAASLRLIAHPAIASINMLNQYMALQLLRGEEYLTVFSPEQIDALVLLFLTAHAYGYLIGGIFFGLHLIVLGYLLYRSSLFPAILGALVALAAVGYLTESFTFFLVPAYEPVAATIVIVTAVVGEIALALYLVVKGVRTERPATQEAVQ